One window of Clostridiaceae bacterium genomic DNA carries:
- a CDS encoding NUDIX domain-containing protein — protein sequence MEILDVVDECGNPTGETVEREKAHEEGIMHRTSHVWVLRKNQDKVQILLQKRSETKESFPGCYDISSAGHITAGMNFVESAIRELQEELGISASDDELLYCGDRIVIWDDCFCGKPFHDRQFTRVFILWRDMDEEEFLLQKEEVDSVLWMDLDECIAAVEKDQIKHCIYPGELKMVKDACE from the coding sequence ATGGAGATACTGGATGTTGTTGATGAATGCGGCAATCCGACAGGAGAAACAGTCGAACGAGAAAAAGCTCATGAGGAAGGTATTATGCATAGGACATCTCATGTATGGGTTCTCAGAAAGAACCAGGATAAGGTTCAGATTCTGCTTCAGAAAAGAAGTGAGACCAAAGAATCTTTTCCGGGCTGTTATGACATTTCAAGTGCGGGGCATATTACTGCAGGAATGAATTTTGTCGAATCTGCCATAAGAGAGTTGCAAGAGGAACTTGGCATTTCAGCTTCTGATGATGAACTTCTATACTGTGGAGACAGAATTGTAATCTGGGATGATTGTTTCTGTGGGAAACCTTTTCATGACAGGCAGTTTACGCGAGTATTCATTTTGTGGCGTGATATGGACGAGGAAGAATTTTTACTTCAAAAAGAAGAGGTCGATAGTGTACTTTGGATGGATCTGGACGAGTGCATTGCAGCAGTCGAGAAGGATCAAATAAAGCACTGCATTTATCCTGGAGAGCTGAAAATGGTAAAGGATGCATGCGAATGA